The sequence GTCTGTAGACGTAACAGTTGTAAAAACAGACAGCGACGTTGACGGAATTATCAAAACAACAACAGACGTTAATAACAAGGACGATCAAAACAATACTGTAAATCTAAAGATTACAGATGATACACTTGTATATGACAATTTGGGTAACAAAAAGGCTCTAAGTGATTTGACTGATGGTTCAAAAATTACTGTATTTACAGGCTCATATGAACCGACTCCGCTTATTCTTCCTGTTCAGTACACAGCAAATGTAATTATCATCAACGGTGACAAAGAAGGTAATGTAAATGCAGATACATACCTTGCTGATGAAGAAGGCTATACAAATGCCGCAAATACTTTAAAAATTGCAGCAGCTGACGATACAAAGATTGTTGATAAGGACGAAAAAGAATATAAGGGTGATTTGGATAAGAATGACCTTATCGTATTCTACGGTGTATCAACAAAGAGTATCCCTGCTCAAACAACACCTACAAAGGTTGTAGTTCTTGGTAAAAACGAAATTGCTCTAAAGCAGATTGAAGCTGCAAAAAATGCTACTCCGGCTCCTACAGCTGCACCTGAAGTAACAGAAACTCCGCAAGTAAGCTATGCAGGTCTTGTAAATGTTGTAATCGGTGATAAGAATGTTTCAGATGTATATGCAAAGGATAATACAACAATGGTTCCTCTAAGAGAAGTTGCAGAAGCCGCTGGTTTCACAGTAACTTGGGATGCAGAAAACAGAGCAGTTATTCTTAATGACGGTGTTTACAGTCTAAAGATTGGTGAAAACAGCTATGTTAAGGGTAAGATGATGCCACTAACACTAAGTGCCGCACCTGAAATTGTTAATGATCTAACATATGTTCCT is a genomic window of Hominilimicola fabiformis containing:
- a CDS encoding copper amine oxidase N-terminal domain-containing protein → MKKNLIAIIALTAALAASTSAFADTVQISEEELNKPVSTYAPDAMPTPEIQGDIMLLNGEEKDAVATDAETPIEIASYMSVDVTVVKTDSDVDGIIKTTTDVNNKDDQNNTVNLKITDDTLVYDNLGNKKALSDLTDGSKITVFTGSYEPTPLILPVQYTANVIIINGDKEGNVNADTYLADEEGYTNAANTLKIAAADDTKIVDKDEKEYKGDLDKNDLIVFYGVSTKSIPAQTTPTKVVVLGKNEIALKQIEAAKNATPAPTAAPEVTETPQVSYAGLVNVVIGDKNVSDVYAKDNTTMVPLREVAEAAGFTVTWDAENRAVILNDGVYSLKIGENSYVKGKMMPLTLSAAPEIVNDLTYVPAEFFAEVTESATVDGTSLVVTAK